The DNA region GCCGAGGACTCGGGTCTGGGCTGCGGCGGCCAGCTCGTCGGCTTCCTCGTCGGTGTCGACGATGTCGTCGATGACCACGTCGTCCTCGTCGATTTCCGGCGCCGGCTCGTCGAGCTCGGCCTGGGCCTTCGCGACGGCGGCGCTGTCGACGTCGGGGGTGGTGACGATCTCGTCGATCGCGTCGATCACCTTGTCCCAGCTGCGCGCGATGATCTTCTCGATCTCGGCCCAGCGCTTGCGGCCGGCCCGCCCGCTGAACGCTTCGGCCCCGCCGCCGACGGTTCCGAGCACGGGGTTGCCGTTGAAGAACTTGGTGACCGCGGGCAGCTCGCACACCGTCCCGATCGACGACGCGACAGCGAGTGCACCGTGCAGCGCGTTCACGCCGTCTTCGGTGGGCTTCTCGGCGAGCAGTTCCTCGAAGCCCGCGAGGTCGTGGGTGTTCTCCTCGGTGGGGTCGAGCCGGTGGGCGTTCGCCTCGGTCAGCTTCTCCCACGCCGGGTGATCGGCGATGTCGTTGTCGGTGTTGGTCCGGACGAATGCCACCAGGTCGGCAACGGATTCGAAGACGTACAGATCCTCGTCCTTGCCGAGGAAGGCCTCCCACTCGTCGCCGTCGGCGCGCCACCGCGGCGCCCACAGTGTGTACACGTCGCCCTTGGTCAGCCGCAGTTGGATGGGCACGATGTCAGCAGCCATGGCGCACAGCGTAGCGACCTGCCTCCACGCGAATTCCGACACCGTTGCCGTACCGCAACAGGATCGTCGCTCGAGACGCCGTGCGGGCTTGTCAGGATGGCCGGATGGTCAGCGTGGGATTACACAGTCTCGGCATCGGCGCTGGCGCGTCCAGGATGGTGATCGACGCAGTGGCCGCCGCGGCCGAGCGGTGCGGGTTCGCGACGCTGTGGGCGGGTGAGCACGTCGTCATGGTCGACGAACCGGTGTCGCGGTATCCGTACGCCGACGACGGGCGGATCGCGGTTCCGGCCACGGCGGACTGGCTCGACCCGATGATCGCGCTCAGTTTCGCCGCGGCGGCGACCAACCGGATCGGGTTGGCGACCGGGGTGCTGTTGCTTCCCGAGCACAACCCGGTCCTGATCGCCAAACAAGCCGCCTCGCTGGACAGGCTGAGCGCCGGCAGGTTCGCGATGGGGATCGGCATCGGTTGGGCCAAGGAGGAGTTCGACGCGCTCGGGGTGCCGTTCGCCCGGCGTGCGGCCCGCACGGCTGAATACGTCGCCGCGATTCGTGCCCTCTGGAGCGACGACGTCGCCTCGTTCTGCGGGGAGTTCGTGTCGTTCGACAAGATCCGCGTCAAACCCAGGCCGCATCATGGCGTAGTGCCGGTGATCTGCGGAGGCAACAGCGACGCCGCACTGCGCCGGGTCGCCGCGTGGGGTGATGGCTGGTACGGCTTCAATCTGGCCGATGTCGAGGAGGCGGCCACCCGGATCTCGGTACTGAGACGCGAGTGCCGCGAAGTCGGTCGCGACATGGGGGAGCTGAGGTTGTCGGTGGCGTTGCGTGAGCCGGTGCCGGCCGATCTGGGCAGGCTGGCCGACGTCGGCGTCGACGAGTTGGTTCTGGTGGCGTCTCCTCCCGCGGATCCGATCGCCGCCGAGGCGTGGGTCGAGGACCTGGCACGCGAGTGGCTGACGAACGGTTGACGGGCCACTATGCCGTCGGCCGCCAGAAACCCTGGAAACCCTGCCCGGCGTTGGCGGTCCTGATCGGGGACAACTTGACGGGATCACCTGCTTCGACCATCAGGTTGTCCCCGACGACCATCGCGACGTGGCCGTCCCACACCGCCAGGTCGCCGGGCAGTACCGCGCCCTGGGCGATCGAGGCGCCGATGTCCTGCTCCTGTGCCAGCCGCGGGATGTTCAGTCCCGCTTCGTGATACGCCCACTGGGTGAGCCCGCTGCAGTCCAGGCCGACGCCCGGTGCCGTGCCGCCCCACTGGTAGGGCACCCCGAGTTGGGTCAGCGCGTGGCGCACCGCGCTGGCGGCGACGGCGTTGGGTGCCATCACCACGGTGCCGTCGGGCAGTCGCACCGCCACGCCCTCGCCGAACAGCGCCGCGTCCGGCGCCTCCGCTCCGTCCGGTCGGGTGAACCCGGCCATGTCGGCCGACACGCCGGAGCCGCTCCAGCCGGGTGCCCCCATCGGAGTGCCGCCGGCGAAGCCGGATCCCATCCCCGTCGGCGCCGCGCCACCGAACCCGGCCGGCGTCGCGCCGCCGTAGCCCGCCGGCGAGGTGGCGGCGGGGGAGCGTGGCGTGTCCAGCGCGGCCGCGTGCCCGTCCAGTTCGGCTATGAGCTCCTCGACGATCGCGATCGCCTCCGTCAGGCTCCGGCGTGCCTCGGCCAGCAGCTCCTTGGCGACCCCCGGCTGATCCAAACGGGGCTCCAGCACGCTTGCCGTGGCCTCGAACTCGTCGACGATGCCCTGCAGGCGACGGTGGGCCCGCGTCACCGCCGCGGCGGCGCTGTCGGCGGTGGCACCCAGGCTCCCTGCCCGCTCGGCGGCGTCGTCGATCGCCGCAGCCGTCGTCGCCGCGAACTGCGCTGCCGCGTCGGCGCCCGCGCCCGACCAGCCGTCTGCTGCCTGCCGCCACGCCTGTCCCGCCGAGCGCGCGACATCGGTCAGGGAGTCGCGCACCCCGGTCAGCACCGCGGCGGGGTCGCCCACCGGGTCCGCTGACCATCCCGGGCCGACCAGCGCCTGCACCCGGCGGATCGGGGTGCTCAATGCCGACACCAGTGCGCTGGGCATCACCACCTACCGGTGAGCCGGGCCCCGGCATCCGCGTCGGTCACCTCATAGGCACGCGCCGTCCCCGTCGCCGCGGTGCGGGCCGCCGCCAGCGAGCCACCCAGATCGGCGACGACGCCGGCCTCGCGTTCGGCGGCTCGAACCAGCGCCGCCTGGAACCGCGCTCCGACCGGACCCAGCGTCGGGGCCGACACGGCGGACAGGCGGGCGGCGACCGCGTCGAGGTCCGCCGCGTGGCCCGCCGTGGTCGACCCGTAAGCGCGGATCAGGTCGGTGTCTGCAGACAAACGCGCGTGCATGGAAGGTAGGACGCCGGGAAACCCCGTTCGGTTCCCATTAGGGTGGCACTCCATGGACGTGCGCGTGGTCGACCATCCGCTGGCCGCGGCGCGGCTGACCACCCTGCGCGACGAGCGCACCGACAATGCGGGCTTCCGTGCTGCGCTGCGGGATCTCACCTTGATGCTCGTGTACGAGGCCACCCGGGACCTGGCGATCGAGACCGTCGCGGTCCGCACCCCGATGGCCGACACCGCGGGGGTGAAGCTGGCCAACCCGCCGCTGCTGGTCCCGGTGCTGCGGGCAGGCCTGGGCATGGTGGATCAGGCGCACGCGTTGATCCCGGAGGCGCGGGTCGGCTTTGTCGGGGTGGCGCGCAACGAGGAGACGCATCAGCCCACGCCCTACCTGGAGTCGCTACCCGACGACCTGAGTGCGCAGCCGGTGATCGTGCTCGACCCGATGCTGGCGACCGGCGGTTCGATGGTGCACACCATCGAGCTCCTCTACGCCCGCGACGCCGTCGACATCACGGCCATCTGCGTGGTCGTCGCGCCGGAAGGCATTGCGGCGCTGGAGAAAGTGGCGCCGATGATGCGGCTCTACACCGCGACGATCGACTCGGGTCTCAACGACATCGCCTACATCGTCCCCGGCCTGGGTGACGCCGGCGACCGCCAGTTCGGCCCCCGCTGACCACCCGCCGAAACTGTACTCCACGCGCCGTATGCCTCGAAAACCTCACGTGGAATACAGTTTCGGCGAGGGCTAGCCCCAGTTGTGTACATTCGTGGCGACGGCGTCCTGCACCTTTTGCGCCCGATCGCGAGCTGCCGCCAACTCCCCGGTGCAGCGGACCTCGATGTAGGACTTGAGCTTCGGCTCGGTGCCGGACGGTCGCGTCACCACCCGCACCGATGTCGCGTCGTCGCCACCGCTGAACACCAGGGCGTCGGTGCGAGGCTGCAGGTCGGTAACGGCGACGGCGACGCCGGCCATGGACGTCGGCGGGTTGGCTCGCAGCCGCTCCATCAGCATGGCGGCCTCGGCGGGGGAGTCGACCCGGCGGGTGACCGCGGCGGTGGTGTGCACGCCGTGACGGCGAGCCAGGTCGTCGAGCGCGTCGAGCATCGTGAGTCCTTTGGCCCGCAGTGCCACGACGAGGTCACATACCAGCACGGCGGCGCTGATGCCGTCCTTGTCGCGGACCGCCGCGGGGTCCACGCAGTGCCCGATCGCCTCCTCGTAGGCGTACACCAGCGTCCCGGGCACATCCTCGTCGGCGCGCGCCAACCACTTGAAACCCGTGAGCGTTTCGACGTGCCGCGCCCCGTGCTCGGCGGCGATACGCGACAGCATCCGCGACGACACCACGGTGCTCGCCACCACCGCCTGATCCCGGCAACCGGACAGAATGTAATCGCCAAGCAGCCAACCGGTTTCGTCGCCGGTGAGCATCCGCCACCCGGTTGGGGTCGGCACGCCGACAGCGCACCGGTCGGCGTCGGGATCGAGTGCGATGGCGATCTCCGCGTCGACATCGGCGGCCAGGGCGAGCAGACGGTCGACCGCGCCCGGTTCCTCCGGGTTCGGAAACGTCACCGTGGGGAAGTCGGGGTCCGGCGTGAACTGGCTGTCGACGACGTGCACGTCACCAAAACCGGCGAGCGCCAACGCATCCAGAGCGAACTCGCCACCCACCCCGTGCATCGGCGTCAGGGCGACGCGGGCGGAACCGGTGCCCCGGCGGACTGCGGCCGCCCGTTCGACGTAGTCGCGTAACGGCTGGAAACCGCTGGGCGCGAGGGGTGTTCGGGCAATCTCGTCCGCCGGCGGTGCTGCCGCGATGGCGTCTTCGATGTCGCGGTCGATGGGTTCGACGATCTGCAGCCCGCCCGGGAAGTACACCTTGTAGCCGTTGTCCGTGGCCGGGTTGTGTGACGCGGTGATCTGCACGCCCGCGGCCGCCCCCATGGTACGGACGGCGAACGCCACCGCGGGGGTGGGGACGGGGGAGGGCATCAGGGTGACGGAAAAGCCCTGAGCGGCAAAGACTTCAGCAACGGCGCGACCGAACTCCGCTGAGCGGTGGCGGGCGTCGTAGCCGACCACCACCGCGGAGTCCAGCGACCGATCGGTGAGAACGCGGGCGACGCCCCAGGTCGCACGCAGCACCACCGCCAGGTTCATCCCGTTGGGGCCGGCGCGCAGCGGGCCACGAAGCCCCGCGGTGCCGAACGTCAGGGGTGTCGCGAACCGGCCGGCGAGCTCGTCGTCGCTGCAGGCCGCAAGCTCGGCGGCAGATCCCGGGTCGGGGTCATGAGCGATCCATTCGGCCACGACGTCCGCGAGGTCACTCATCGCTCCACCCCACCAGAGGCCGATTCGGCGCGCAAACACCCCGCGGCGCGCAAACCCGTCGGCTATCGCGCCGAATCCGCATCGGCCAGCTTGCGCAGGATCGGGGCCACCAGCATCAGCAGGTCGAACTCCAGGGTCGAGAGCGTGTCGCGCATCGTGTCGCGCAGCCAGGCGTCGCGTTCGGCGCGGTCGGCGGCCAACAGTTCCCCACCCGCTTCGGTGAGCTCGACGAGCTGACGGCGCCGGTCGGTCTCGTCGGGGCGGCGGTTGATCAGCTTGCGGGCCTCGAGCTCGTTGAGGGAGTCGGTCAACGACTGGACTCTGACCTGCATGAGGACGCCGAGCTCGGCCGGCGTGGTGACGGCGGCGCGGCTGATCTCTCCGAGTAGCTGCATCTGGGTGAGCGTCAAGGCGTTGTCGGGTCGGTGCCTGCGGATCTGCCGGGCGATCGCCATCACCGACTCGCGCAGCTCGGTGGCCGCCGAGGACGGGGGACTATCCATAGAAACCAAGGTATACCTTGGCAATAGTCATCGACAAGAGCAGAAACCAGGCTTTGCGATCATGAAATAGTAAGTGCATACTTGCTATCGGTATGAAGTGGATGCGACTGATACTCAGGTGGGTGCTGCTGCTGGCGGCGACTGCAGCCGTCACCGTTCCGTTGACGCTGGTCGGTGTCCCGTCGGCGGCGCTGTTCGCCGCACTGGTCGTCGGCATCGTCCTGGCGCTGATGGCGAAGGGGCCGGGGCGGGTCCCGCGCAAGCTCGGCCTCGCCGCCCAGGGGGTGCTCGGTGTCTACATCGGCACGATGGTCCAGCAGGACGCGGTGGCCGCACTCGGCGGTGACTGGCCCATCGTCATCGGCATCGCCGTGGCGACCCTGCTGCTCAGCGTCATCGCCGGGGTACTGCTGGGACTGCGCCGCGACGTCACGCCGCTGACCGGGTCTCTGGCCCTGACGGCAGGCGGCGCCTCCGGGCTGGTGGCCATCGCCCGCGAACTCGGCGGCGACGACCGCGTGGTCGCCGTCGTCCAGTACCTGCGGGTTGCGCTCGTCACTGCGTCGATGCCCGTCGTCGTCACCCTCATCTACCACGCCGACAAGTCCCGACCTGACGCTGCGACCGCGCCCACCGACCAGGCTCCGTGGTACCTCAGTGTCGGCATGGTCGTCGTGCTGGTGCTCGTCGGCGCCACTGCCGGCCGGCTGATCCGGCTGCCCGGGGCGGCACTGCTCGGTCCGCTCGCGCTGACGGTCGTGCTCGAACTCAGTGGGCTGTCGTTCGGAATGTCGGTGCCGATGGTGCTGGTCCAGGC from Mycobacterium sp. DL includes:
- a CDS encoding primosomal protein, translating into MAADIVPIQLRLTKGDVYTLWAPRWRADGDEWEAFLGKDEDLYVFESVADLVAFVRTNTDNDIADHPAWEKLTEANAHRLDPTEENTHDLAGFEELLAEKPTEDGVNALHGALAVASSIGTVCELPAVTKFFNGNPVLGTVGGGAEAFSGRAGRKRWAEIEKIIARSWDKVIDAIDEIVTTPDVDSAAVAKAQAELDEPAPEIDEDDVVIDDIVDTDEEADELAAAAQTRVLGSDDDFWQRVGIDPVRIMTSSNTFFTLRCYLEDRPIFLGRNGRISVFGSERALARYLADEHDHDLSDLATYDDIRTAATDGSLRVDVTDDNVYVLTDIVDDLAEGPEGVDRDQLELAVELLRDVADYADDTSVEPKLAADAPLGHLITYVLDPESVDRPSAPYADAVVQWESLEAFVESRLREE
- a CDS encoding LLM class F420-dependent oxidoreductase, whose product is MVSVGLHSLGIGAGASRMVIDAVAAAAERCGFATLWAGEHVVMVDEPVSRYPYADDGRIAVPATADWLDPMIALSFAAAATNRIGLATGVLLLPEHNPVLIAKQAASLDRLSAGRFAMGIGIGWAKEEFDALGVPFARRAARTAEYVAAIRALWSDDVASFCGEFVSFDKIRVKPRPHHGVVPVICGGNSDAALRRVAAWGDGWYGFNLADVEEAATRISVLRRECREVGRDMGELRLSVALREPVPADLGRLADVGVDELVLVASPPADPIAAEAWVEDLAREWLTNG
- a CDS encoding C40 family peptidase encodes the protein MPSALVSALSTPIRRVQALVGPGWSADPVGDPAAVLTGVRDSLTDVARSAGQAWRQAADGWSGAGADAAAQFAATTAAAIDDAAERAGSLGATADSAAAAVTRAHRRLQGIVDEFEATASVLEPRLDQPGVAKELLAEARRSLTEAIAIVEELIAELDGHAAALDTPRSPAATSPAGYGGATPAGFGGAAPTGMGSGFAGGTPMGAPGWSGSGVSADMAGFTRPDGAEAPDAALFGEGVAVRLPDGTVVMAPNAVAASAVRHALTQLGVPYQWGGTAPGVGLDCSGLTQWAYHEAGLNIPRLAQEQDIGASIAQGAVLPGDLAVWDGHVAMVVGDNLMVEAGDPVKLSPIRTANAGQGFQGFWRPTA
- a CDS encoding ESX-1 secretion-associated protein, whose protein sequence is MSADTDLIRAYGSTTAGHAADLDAVAARLSAVSAPTLGPVGARFQAALVRAAEREAGVVADLGGSLAAARTAATGTARAYEVTDADAGARLTGRW
- the upp gene encoding uracil phosphoribosyltransferase, translated to MDVRVVDHPLAAARLTTLRDERTDNAGFRAALRDLTLMLVYEATRDLAIETVAVRTPMADTAGVKLANPPLLVPVLRAGLGMVDQAHALIPEARVGFVGVARNEETHQPTPYLESLPDDLSAQPVIVLDPMLATGGSMVHTIELLYARDAVDITAICVVVAPEGIAALEKVAPMMRLYTATIDSGLNDIAYIVPGLGDAGDRQFGPR
- a CDS encoding phospho-sugar mutase, whose product is MSDLADVVAEWIAHDPDPGSAAELAACSDDELAGRFATPLTFGTAGLRGPLRAGPNGMNLAVVLRATWGVARVLTDRSLDSAVVVGYDARHRSAEFGRAVAEVFAAQGFSVTLMPSPVPTPAVAFAVRTMGAAAGVQITASHNPATDNGYKVYFPGGLQIVEPIDRDIEDAIAAAPPADEIARTPLAPSGFQPLRDYVERAAAVRRGTGSARVALTPMHGVGGEFALDALALAGFGDVHVVDSQFTPDPDFPTVTFPNPEEPGAVDRLLALAADVDAEIAIALDPDADRCAVGVPTPTGWRMLTGDETGWLLGDYILSGCRDQAVVASTVVSSRMLSRIAAEHGARHVETLTGFKWLARADEDVPGTLVYAYEEAIGHCVDPAAVRDKDGISAAVLVCDLVVALRAKGLTMLDALDDLARRHGVHTTAAVTRRVDSPAEAAMLMERLRANPPTSMAGVAVAVTDLQPRTDALVFSGGDDATSVRVVTRPSGTEPKLKSYIEVRCTGELAAARDRAQKVQDAVATNVHNWG
- a CDS encoding MarR family transcriptional regulator, which encodes MDSPPSSAATELRESVMAIARQIRRHRPDNALTLTQMQLLGEISRAAVTTPAELGVLMQVRVQSLTDSLNELEARKLINRRPDETDRRRQLVELTEAGGELLAADRAERDAWLRDTMRDTLSTLEFDLLMLVAPILRKLADADSAR
- a CDS encoding AbrB family transcriptional regulator, producing the protein MRLILRWVLLLAATAAVTVPLTLVGVPSAALFAALVVGIVLALMAKGPGRVPRKLGLAAQGVLGVYIGTMVQQDAVAALGGDWPIVIGIAVATLLLSVIAGVLLGLRRDVTPLTGSLALTAGGASGLVAIARELGGDDRVVAVVQYLRVALVTASMPVVVTLIYHADKSRPDAATAPTDQAPWYLSVGMVVVLVLVGATAGRLIRLPGAALLGPLALTVVLELSGLSFGMSVPMVLVQAGYMLIGWQAGLAFNREALRTVGRLLPAAVGLIVALTVATAGLGVLLAHVTGLTPLEGYLATSPGGVYAVLATAVETGSNVTFIIAAQVVRILLMLFAAPLLARGVVWASRKLGRDQTRAITEDSREPIRVAD